GGTGGTAATCCTAAAGTTTTAACCTCTCCATCTTCAAAGGGAGTTATAATGTTCTGCTTTGATTTTGGAATGAGCAGGTATTTAACAATGGATTTACTAAATTCGGACATTGATGTTAAACTACTACCAAATAGTTCGTCCTCCTGCCCGGGCTTAAAAAGTTCACTACCGCCGATTTTCATCGATTGTATCTCAAAATATTTTCTCTTATGCCCCCCAGCAAGGCTAAGTTCATATTCTTTTAAGAGCAAATCAATTGTTATACGGCCATCACCTGGCAGATAAAATAAATAGTTCCGGTGAGGTTTTAGCTGCTCCAGCAAAAACTTGAAAGACTTTTCAAACTTACTATCACTTTCATACTGATAGATCTCATCTAACATTTCACCTTTATAATAATCCTTGCTTAAATGACCTTTTTCATCGAAATATATTTCGAAAAGAATACCATTTAAAAGGTGGTTTTCTCCTTTTTCATCAAACGATATGATCCAATTTCCCAGTGTATTAATAAGATCTCTGGCCTTAAAACCGCCGTAGTTGGCGGCATACAGTACGCCACGACCCAACAAAAATTTTTCACTGGGTGATAACGTTACCTTTGCCAAACTGCGTACTTTCGTTGCGGCATAATTTTGTTCGCTGAACTGCGTGGAGAATAAATCTAAAATTAATTTATCTGCTACACCACCTTTTGGAACAAATTGCTCCCTGATCAAGCTTTGGCTGTCATATGGCAGATCTGTCACATGGACCAATTCTGAGCGATGAAAATAAAAGTCCTCAATCATGGAAGTATGCTCCCACGGGGTTTGCTTACCTTTCGATAAACTATTTACCGAAACCCTAACCCTTTTAAAAAGAACCTCGATCGGTATATCCGGATCTTCCAGGTGCTTGAGCAGGCAGCCAGTATAGATGCTGTGGCCACCCTTCCCAAAATCCTGTGCCTTTTCACCAGGAGAGGTTGAAAAGGCGATCAGAGAACCTTTAGGAGCCTTAACTGGAGCAAGGTCCTCTTTTCCTCCCCTATATCTTTCCTTCAAGGGATTATTTCTGCAAGCATCCAATATTATAATTTTAACATCAGACTTAGCTCTATCCATTTTTTTGATGATTAATTGAAGTGGTATACAGCTTGTTTTTGCAAAATCGCTATCTTCAAAATTCGAATCTGTTGCGGAAAGGTAGTTCTCCCTCTCAATCTGAAAAGCGTGTCCTGAATAGTAAAAAAGACCAACTTCAAACCCTTCCAGTTTTTTCTCAAACTCTTTTATAGCTTTTTCAAACTCGACCTTGGTACAATTTTTTTTTAAGATAACTATAAAACCAAGGTTATGAAGTTTTTTCTCAATAGCAATTGCATCGTTTACGGCATTATCAAGGTTATCATCTGGATCCTCATAGATTCCATTACCTATCACCAGAGCGAGCGCTTTTTTCATAATTTATATTTTGCTTTAAATACTTTAATCGCCTATTAAGAAAATAACTTTCCTTATTCTATAATTTCACCAAATGGTTTTCCTTGAGTCCTATATATGATGTTTTCTTCAATAAAGCGGGTTATCAATGGTGATTTCCTCAGATCAAGAGGTTTCAATGCTTTTTGATTTTCCATAATCCAATATTCTGCATTCTCCCAATTATCTGGGTTTATCTTTGTAATAAATGCCGCACTGACTCTGGTATTTTGTCCTTCGTCTCTTCTACCTGTGAAAAAACCGTCATTGCCCCTGAATTCTTTGAAGGCATCTTCTGATCTGGGTAGATCAGTTGCAATACAGATTAGTATTTCTCCCTTCAAAAAATAAAATAACTCATATTTTAAACAATAGATCAAGCTGTTATTATTTCATAATAACTAAATATCTAATTTGCATATCGAAACTAAAGTGTATTTTAGTTGAGTCGTTCAGATTTTGTAGCTTAATCCATAAGATATTGGAGTTGTGGCAAATTCGTGGCACTTTTGAAAAGTAAATTTTAAATCATTTGATTTTCAATTACTTAAATCATTAGGTTCGAATCCCTCACTTTCCGCAAATGCGCTTTGAAGACGTTTAAACGAAAGGTTTTTATAAAGTGTGGCAAAATCGTGGCAAACATAGCCTCGACCACTGAAAAACCTTATAAATACACCGAAGAAGCGGAAAAGTTCGAATCCCGTATTATTTCGTTTCATTGTATTTAAGTCCCAGAAACCTCTTTTCTTTTGTAAAGGAAGCACGTTTGACAGAATCGATATCAAATACCAATTTTCCTTTCTTGTCAGCAAGTTCTATAAGGTCCCTATTCAAAGTAACGATATACTGAAACTCGTTTGGACTCTTTTCATTATAAGAATAGAGATAATTAAGACTCTTTTCGATGGAATCATCATCTTCAAAGATATTGTCGTGGATCAAAAATCCTGGGTGGTATTTTTTTGTATATTCATTGAACATAAGAGAAACGTCATAAATGAAGATTTTCATACGTTCTGTGGAATGGCTCCCGTCATCATCGGTTCTCATAATGAATTCCACAATACTATTGTTCTTTGTAGTAATGATATCGAAATGTGCTTCCCTATTGCCCATGATCTGTTCGTGGATCTCTAGGATTGTCTCCCTAAAACTTTTGATAACTTCAGTTTTCTGATAGAGCTCTTCATCAAATTTGGCCAACAAGGCGGTCTTTTCAGCTTTTAGAAGTTTTGTTTCCCTCTCTGCGGTGTCATGTCGTTCTATTAAGGACCTAAGACTGCTCAGTTCACTGTTCTTTTCATTAAAAACCTTGATTGAAGTTTTTAGATCTTTCAGAATTTCGCCGTTATCAATTAGACCTACTTTCCTGGAATAATCGTCATCCAATTTCCGTAGGGTTTCGTTCAACAAGCTCAGCTCTTCTTTAAGTGACTGTAGACGGTCATTGACAATAGAAGAACGAAATCCATCAATTTTGTTTTTAAATTCCTTAAGTTCATCCAGTGATTTTTCGACAAGGTCGCCCAGGCCCTGTTTGAACTGGTTAAAAATGATGGCCATTTCCTGTTCATTGATATTTTCAGGTGCCGGCAGAGAATCGATCTGCTTAATTTCATATTTTACAGCCTGCTGCCTCACCCTAAGGGTATGCATCCTCTCCTCCAGTTTAACAAGGTCATCCTGCAGGGCTTCAAAAGAAGCATTACCTTTGAGCGCTTCGATCGCT
This region of Chryseobacterium culicis genomic DNA includes:
- a CDS encoding caspase domain-containing protein translates to MKKALALVIGNGIYEDPDDNLDNAVNDAIAIEKKLHNLGFIVILKKNCTKVEFEKAIKEFEKKLEGFEVGLFYYSGHAFQIERENYLSATDSNFEDSDFAKTSCIPLQLIIKKMDRAKSDVKIIILDACRNNPLKERYRGGKEDLAPVKAPKGSLIAFSTSPGEKAQDFGKGGHSIYTGCLLKHLEDPDIPIEVLFKRVRVSVNSLSKGKQTPWEHTSMIEDFYFHRSELVHVTDLPYDSQSLIREQFVPKGGVADKLILDLFSTQFSEQNYAATKVRSLAKVTLSPSEKFLLGRGVLYAANYGGFKARDLINTLGNWIISFDEKGENHLLNGILFEIYFDEKGHLSKDYYKGEMLDEIYQYESDSKFEKSFKFLLEQLKPHRNYLFYLPGDGRITIDLLLKEYELSLAGGHKRKYFEIQSMKIGGSELFKPGQEDELFGSSLTSMSEFSKSIVKYLLIPKSKQNIITPFEDGEVKTLGLPPGFDIREIMKARGQ
- a CDS encoding DUF2326 domain-containing protein; the encoded protein is MIKLSRLYSEPKIFEPISFDYGINIIMGESAESTDKKIGVGKSICIEFINFCLLKRFSDSRLSLIPKSSIDIIESDIKLDLDFNGKKMTIARSIRNPETITLYLDQRETIFDRLEDASDYLGKLYFDSFPANLKRLSFRNLLQPIIRDERSEFKDLIQSHDTSKRIPPDYSPHLFYLNLGLEKYSDLKVVNENLKKKSAYFSEIKKIVTRNNEIKIPDAKAHLNELDSEVHKINKAIEALKGNASFEALQDDLVKLEERMHTLRVRQQAVKYEIKQIDSLPAPENINEQEMAIIFNQFKQGLGDLVEKSLDELKEFKNKIDGFRSSIVNDRLQSLKEELSLLNETLRKLDDDYSRKVGLIDNGEILKDLKTSIKVFNEKNSELSSLRSLIERHDTAERETKLLKAEKTALLAKFDEELYQKTEVIKSFRETILEIHEQIMGNREAHFDIITTKNNSIVEFIMRTDDDGSHSTERMKIFIYDVSLMFNEYTKKYHPGFLIHDNIFEDDDSIEKSLNYLYSYNEKSPNEFQYIVTLNRDLIELADKKGKLVFDIDSVKRASFTKEKRFLGLKYNETK